TAGAAGCGTAAGTCAGGGTCTCTCCGGGACCATAAAGACCGCCATGGTCGGGAGGTACCAGGCCATATTTCTCAGCCAGCCGCGCAGCGACCCCTAGTCCGGACACACCAGCGACAGTAGCGACTCCACCTGCGATGAATCTCCTTCGCGAAACATTTTTCTTCATACATCCTCCCGAGGTGTCGTTGCTCGGCCCGTGATCATGGCGCGCACACGACTCCAGAAGCCGGCGCGCCAGACCATCACAACGTGAATCACCAGGAACATCGCCAGCGACAATGACAGGAGAAAGTGAAGTGTGCGCGCGGTTTGCCGCCCGCCCAGCAGCGTAACGCTTGTTGGGAACGCGGATACAAACGATGGCGACATCGCCAACCCCGTCCAAATGATCAGTGGGAACAAAACGAAGACGACGGCGATGTAGGCGATTCGCTGGAGCACGTTGTACGACCATGCTTCCGCCTCGCTCGGCCGCTCGAATCGCAGATGATGCACCACGACCTGCCGAATGCTCCCCCAGGAAAATTCGCCTTTCTTCGGGAGCAACTCTCTACGAAAGTGTCCGGCGAAAAAGCCAAACAGCAGGTAAACGAAGCCGGTCAGCACGATTCCCCACGCGCTCTGAAAGTGCAGCGCCCGGCTCCAGCCATTCTGATCCGGCAGAACGTAGGAATACCCGGTCGGCACGTGGCCTCTCGACGACGG
This is a stretch of genomic DNA from Terriglobia bacterium. It encodes these proteins:
- a CDS encoding cytochrome b/b6 domain-containing protein, whose amino-acid sequence is MSTTGQAQVPLANRVMEKKAADAAGVARHTLTVRVTHWVAALCFLALLVTGMEIVISHPRFYWGETGNDLTTPLFRIPIPSSRGHVPTGYSYVLPDQNGWSRALHFQSAWGIVLTGFVYLLFGFFAGHFRRELLPKKGEFSWGSIRQVVVHHLRFERPSEAEAWSYNVLQRIAYIAVVFVLFPLIIWTGLAMSPSFVSAFPTSVTLLGGRQTARTLHFLLSLSLAMFLVIHVVMVWRAGFWSRVRAMITGRATTPREDV